One stretch of Emys orbicularis isolate rEmyOrb1 chromosome 7, rEmyOrb1.hap1, whole genome shotgun sequence DNA includes these proteins:
- the VEGFB gene encoding vascular endothelial growth factor B gives MRAPRETLHLLLATALQLIGCAAKAPQPQTKGTHPLGEVMQWMEVYNRSFCQPKEMLVPVSEEHPAEVEHLLAPSCVPLRRCAGCCADEGLQCVPTRMHVVVMEVMKTRYLHSHLGQLAFVEHSACECRPKTNSKVNPERPVRPKGKNSIGRKHKKKRPPEQDSPHLPSCPPCSDKRRRQDLQTCQCRCRRRSQHCQDRGLELNEHSCSHSVLPRGVRSCADDLTGEGGDLGPASPPPTPAQLFIGSRTRLWS, from the exons GCACCACAGCCCCAGACGAAGGGGACCCACCCGCTGGGGGAAG TGATGCAGTGGATGGAGGTTTATAACCGCAGCTTCTGCCAGCCGAAGGAGATGCTGGTGCCCGTGAGCGAGGAGCACCCGGCCGAGGTGGAGCACCTGCTGGCACCCTCCTGCGTGCCCCTGCGTCGCTGCGCTGGGTGCTGTGCCGACGAGGGGCTGCAGTGTGTGCCTACCCGCATGCATGTGGTGGTGATGGAG gtGATGAAAACCCGCTACCTGCACAGCCACCTGGGCCAGCTGGCCTTCGTGGAGCACAGTGCCTGCGAATGCAG ACCAAAGACAAATAGCAAAGTAAATCCAGAAAG GCCTGTGCGGCCCAAGGGGAAAAACAGCATTGGACGCAAACACAAAAAGAAGAGACCCCCTGAACAGGACTCCCCCCATCT gccctcctgcccaccctgctCAGACAAACGGAGGCGCCAGGATCTTCAGACATGCCAGTGCCGCTGCCGGCGCAGGTCCCAGCACTGCCAGGACCGGGGCTTGGAACTCAATGAGCACTCATGCAG CCACTCTGTTCTCCCCCGAGGTGTGAGAAGCTGCGCAGATGATctgacgggggaggggggtgacctgggaccagcctctcccccccccaccccagcccagctctTCATTGGATCCAGGACAAGACTCTGGTcctga